In the Oryzias latipes chromosome 9, ASM223467v1 genome, one interval contains:
- the xbp1 gene encoding LOW QUALITY PROTEIN: X-box-binding protein 1 (The sequence of the model RefSeq protein was modified relative to this genomic sequence to represent the inferred CDS: deleted 2 bases in 1 codon), whose product MVVVATGSGGAHKVLLISGKQAGSGGSQTAFSRPISVVLPSSQVSSDSDSNSSVGQPVRKRQRLTHLSPEEKALRRKLKNRVAAQTARDRKKAKMGELEQQVLELELENKKLHIENRLLREKTSGLLTENEELRQRLGLDTLESKPQVQTLSSGGSDAGLGTGSSESAALRLRVSAAGAGPAVPKAEDLSMDTDSPYSSDTESDLLLGILDILDPELFLKSCEEPSQEELLVGGGDPVPAAAPAAVGAPSVKLETLNELIHFDHIYTKPVEGLSGEQCGDLESSIDEKTDEASFLAEEQQQEVVVVVLEEEETTVCVKDEPVEVVIPACHGQAGDLFSGSPCKVLGALEKEACLGDTYSDSGYEGSPSPFSDMSSPLCSESWEDMFANELFPQLISV is encoded by the exons ATGGTGGTGGTCGCAACGGGGAGCGGTGGAGCCCACAAGGTGCTCCTGATATCCGGGAAGCAGGCGGGCTCCGGCGGCTCGCAGACGGCCTTCAGCCGGCCCATCTCCGTCGTTCTCCCGTCCAGCCAAGTGTCGTCGGATTCGGACTCAAACTCATCTGTGGGGCAGCCGGTGCGGAAGCGGCAGAGGCTCACGCACTTGAGTCCAGAGGAGAAAGCCCTGCGCAG GAAACTCAAGAACAGAGTGGCGGCACAGACGGccagagacagaaaaaaggcCAAAATGGGGGAGCTGGAACAGCAAGTcctggagctggagctggag AACAAGAAACTTCACATCGAAAACCGGCTGCTCCGAGAAAAAACCAGCGGTTTGCTGACAGAAAATGAGGAACTGAGACAGAGACTTGGGTTGGACACCCTCGAGTCAAAACCACAG GTCCAGACGCTGTCGTCCGGCGGGAGCGACGCAGGTTTGGGGACCGGGTCTTCTGAGTCCGCAGCACTCAGGCTACGTGTG TCCGCAGCAGGTGCAGGCCCAGCAGTCCCTAAAGCTGAAGACCTCTCAATGGATACAGATAGTCCTTACTCTTCAGACACTGAG tCTGATCTGCTGTTGGGCATTCTGGACATCCTTGACCCAGAGCTGTTTCTCAAGTCGTGCGAAGAGCCGTCCCAGGAGGAGCTGCTGGTCGGAGGGGGGGACCCAGTACCTGCCGCCGCACCTGCAGCTGTGGGGGCCCCATCAGTTAAGCTGGAGACCCTTAATGAACTGATCCACTTTGACCACATCTACACCAAGCCCGTGGAAGGGCTGAGTGGCGAGCAGTGTGGCGACCTGGAGAGCAGCATAGATGAGAAAACAGATGAGGCGTCCTTCCTCGccgaggagcagcagcaggaggtggtggtggttgtgttggaggaggaggagacgacGGTCTGCGTGAAGGACGAACCGGTGGAGGTGGTGATCCCGGCCTGCCACGGTCAGGCGGGTGACCTCTTCTCCGGCTCCCCCTGCAAAGTCCTGGGTGCCCTGGAGAAGGAAGCCTGCCTGGGGGACACCTACAGCGACTCCGGATACGAAGGGTCTCCCTCCCCGTTCAGCGACATGTCGTCCCCGCTGTGCTCCGAAAGCTGGGAAGACATGTTTGCTAACGAACTTTTCCCCCAGCTCATCAGCGTCTGA